ACCCTTACAAAAGCCCACTGACGAAGAGCCTGCTTGAGAGGATAACTCAGCTCTCACCAGCAAGTCTTTAAGGCTTTAGGGCCTACGGAAAGCCAGTACAGGTGGCTCGGGAAAGATCTTGGTATAGTTTATGATGTTTTTCGATATCTTTCCAACTTTCGCGGATAAGGTGAGATAAGTTGTCAAATTTCGGATGGTAAGTCAACACAAAAGGCACCCTCCTGTTGACCTTTTTGactttatattgtaaaagttCATCTCGGCTGATGTTGCTAGCACGAGAAAAACCTTTATCAATGTCTTTCCTTTTGTAGCCCCGATGTTTTAGGTGACCGCGAAGTTCTTGTAGTCGTTTTTTGGCAACATCGTTGGTGGAGCAAATTCTGTTTATGCGTATGGCCTGGCTGTAGGGAATGCTCTTGGTGCAATGTTTAGGATGACAACTTAAAGGAGACAGATATTGATGTTTGTCTGTGGGCTTGCAATACAAATCTGTAAATATGTTTCCATCCCTCAATTGCGTTGTAGTGTCAAGAAATGTGATCTTAGAGTCAGATATTTcatatatgaattttattgaggGATGGGCATCGTTGGCATgttgaataaacaaatttagTTCTTGTTCAGTATTATCCCACTTCATTTCAATATCGTCAATAAATCGGAACCAAGAGAGGGGTTGATAAAGAAAAGAATTCAGAATTCTCTGTTCTAATTTCCCCATAAAAATATTGGCATAAGACGGGGCCATCTTTGTTCCCATTGCTGTTCCATTAACTTGGAGAAAGTGTTCACCATTGAATGTAAAGTTATTGCATTTCAATACCAAAGTGAGGAGCTGGATGAGACATTCAGTTGGTGGATGTAAGGTGTTACGAGAGTTCCAGACTTCCCTACAGGCTTCAATACCATCGTCATGGGGGATGTTCGTAAAGAGGGAGGTAAAATCAAGCGAGACAAGGATCGTTTCAGGTGGGAGAGGGTTCAAAgattccatttttttaatataatgtgTTGTGTCTTGTATATATGATGGTAAATTTTCTACATGTGGTCTGAGATGAAAGTCAAtaaattctgatattttttctgtagGGTGGTCATTGGCGGAAACAATTGGTCTACCTGGATTATTGACTTTATGTATTTTGGGCAGAAGATAGAAACGCCCCGGCTTTGATTTTTCAggttttagatatttaaatgtgttttcatcAATATGTCCCTGTTCACACATGTTTTTCAAGTTTGTGGTAATATCTTTGTTAAATTGAGGGGTGGGGTCAGAGTCtaatttcttataaaatctCTCATCAGAGAGTTGACGTTCTGCCTCTTGAATGTAGTCACATCTGTCCATGACGACAACAGCGCTCCCTTTATCTGCTGGTTTTATTATAATGTCGTCTCTATTTTTAAGTAACCGCACAGCTTCGTTTTCTTCAGAAGATAAATTGTTGAATGTTTGGGAAGTAGCAGTGGACAGATGTGTTACGTCggatttaattttgtcaataatatgttctaAAGTAGCACATTTACTGGGTTTAGGAATCCATGAACTTTTTTTCCTGAATCTGGGAATATCGACATCTTCTTGGTCGTCATCTGAGTCGAGATCACTTGTGTCACTATCAGTGGAACTTTTTGTAGTGTCCTTAGAAAAatattcctatatatatatcatcaaaaacaaaataaacagtaaaagtattacacataaaaaaaaaatacttctaaAAATACGTTATTAAGATGTTAAACAACGACAGAACccagaatctatacttcaagaccaccGTGTATTATTTAGTTGTAAAGTTGATAcggattatttaacaaaaaggtcttggtaccttaaTTCGGATGCTCTTTTTTAGAAAATGGaggagacgttctttgacatacccctggtcaTCAACTTTCTGCACAGACACTGCTGACAGTTTTTCCAAGTCTGAGTTGCAgttgcaagctcttgaataccgatTAATACAGGTGAaattggtatattgctactaaggtagGGGAGattgataatttcaaacttcaaatcgtctcgtttgtcatagattctggtactgagatgactgagTATGTTAAATCGAATAAGTCTTAAAATATCAGGCAGTGGAAGCCGTGTATGatgtttctttaaaaactaGTTCTGGGGATAGATAGATAAATAGAACCCTATCAAAAACGTTCGGATTGTTAGAcgtagaaaaatttaaaaaaaacgagaaaagtAAAGTCCTGATTTATGCACAAAACAATATACGAAAACAAATAGGATATACAGCCAAAAATAAACCCTCTGATTTATAGGCTGCTGACTTTTGACAGGCCCAAACATGAATGTGAGGGATAAATCCTGTTTGCTGGCACTAGACCCTCGATCCCCAAACCTTTGACAGTAGTGTAATAGAAAAACACcagaacaaaacataaaaatcagttgacaTGGGCATAACTCATCAGATCTATGCTAAGCTTAAAACAACTTCAAAAGACacaaagtacagatctgagagcaCTAGcagttacccccccccccccccccccaaaaaaagcactaataaaaaacaataatgtatttGAGATTATCatatgtattaaaaatgtttacttACCTGCGGACCACAAACGAATGCAACATGGACTGCAGAATATGCATACCCTTCCAAAACACACGAGATCACCTCATAGTTTTTGTACAAAAGGTTCgtattgcttagtcttaagttttccTAAGTTGTGTTTGGTGGAATTTTATATGTTGGTGAATAGGGTTGTCTTATTGAGCAGACTTCCTTTTAttctaatttcaaatttgtataaaGATATGTCCTtggtttaaaatatgtttactttGAGTGTGCGCTTTATGTCTTTGAACTGAAAACCATGTTGTTAAAACAAGCAGTGTAATTGCTTTAACAGTTGAGTTTTAAGATGCGAGGAACATGCAACTTTGTTCTAGagataaaaaatagaaattgtaTCTTCCTATCAAACTTAAAACAAGAACATACGTGACCTTCAACCATGGGTCGCTGCTATATCTCTGGCACACAAAATGTATGTCTGCTTTGtaaatgttgataaaaacaaagattaatCAAACTAATTAGTGTTTTAGAACGAAGAAAGCATGTAATATATCACAACAAATCGAAAGTATGTATAGAAATAGAACAGCACAAGCACATATAATTGAATACGTCACAATAATGTATAAATCATCTTCCTcggaaaaatattatataatgaaGTTTATGCAAGAACATTTGAAACGATGATAAGTTTGCCGATCCGTTTGTTTTGGTGTCTTTGGGTTATTGGCTCTGCTTGACGTAtaccttttattttttctttcttgctTATGTAAATCGTGTCGATGACCTAGGTTTTTTTGGCACTACCAAGAGATCGGGTCAGCTTGCCTCAACCATTATTGAGTTGGGCTATGTGCAATCCACCTACACATATTAAACGGATAGGTTACGATATatgttgagaatggaaatggggaatgtgtaaaagagaaaGCAGCCCGACAGGCGTAAAAAATGCGGCTATTTGATAGGACTTAAGACTGAtgtccagaatatgaaccagcgCACAAGTAACATTGTACATTACCACTGCAGCACACCCCATAATATTAAACCGAACGTGAAGTGGGTTTTTATACACGCccattgaaaatatcaaacgTGATCAACAAACGGAACTAGTTAAACACAACTGTCCTATTTTTGACTTGGTAAAGGCACTTCCCGAAGAAAATGTTGGTTAAACCTGGTCCTTGATCTGTTACttgtcattataaaacaataccaAAATCGATCttcaaaaatcaagaaaaaaggTTGGAAGACTGATTTGCCGGactgacggatggacagacaTACAGACGGAGTGCAAACATGAAGTCCCCATAGACTTTGTCGGTATGGGGACTAAATAGTGGGTGAAGCTTGTGATTCATTGACAAAGAAGccaataaactagaggctcctgTGCGTGTCGCTCAGCTCACTTGATATTTCCAATTGATACATGAAATAACGCAGCCGTTATACTTTTgatttagtttcagagatatgagtcaaaactgcattttccccTTACTTAAGTTCTATTTTTTGTCAGGTCtgccatgttggttggcaggcagggccatcggacacattttttttaactagataccctcctagtgattgtggccaagtttgattaaatttgtcACAGTTGTTTCATgagaagacttttgtaaaatttaacaaatatttacgaaaaattgttaaatttgactttaaagggcactAACAGTGTGGTCGTCTTCGTCCGATAACTTTGCCAGAAATTTTCAGGTGAATCAGAaaactcgttgttgggttgctgcaccTTAATTtcgtaattttaaggaaaattttgcagtttttggtttatattacattattatagatagagatcatAAACTGTAAACACCAACGAAAGCTATATGCATGAAAAGCCATCATACCATACGACAAATCGTGGACAAATCAGTCAAATCTAAAACTACTAATCAAAATCAATTCGTATGCTTTCTAACATGTCTGAGGGAATaggaagatttaaaaaaaaaaataagtttatctGCTACAAACTTAAAAGTATACATCGCTAAAAAGCAAAGCCAATGCGATTAGTTATTTAAAGGTTGTTCTGTAACAAGATATGGGGGGAACAAGTTAAAGCTCTGTATAAACAACTGTTCATAATATACCTgagaaaatatacattttattctaTACGTCAAAGCTATATGAAATGATAATCAAGTTGAAGAATGAATTACAATGCATCGTTTATATAAATCAATCTCTACGTTTGATTGAGTTAGAACTCCTGTCTAAACACACTTACTTTACTTGTTTAAAACATAGTACAGATGTCTGATTATTTTACCATACCAGATGTTACAATCCGTTAATCCAAAAACGTTATTCAGTATATATGAATCACAACCTTAGAATGTACCACATAATTACAACATTATATCATCCAATCAAAGCTATGATTGATTGTTTCATATTTAACTGAAAggtcaaatattttaccctCCAATAACGATCATAATCCAACATGGAATAAAGCACTACATCATCCTACATGACAAAGTTCATATCAAAAAGGTGGAATGGCGTCGTGACGCTGATAATGCCAGCACATCTTGGTCCCCAAATGTTCCCCAGTTCATCGATGGTCGGGGCGATCGCCCTGGTGGTTTTAACGAAGCGAATGAATTGCAAGGCGATGGTGTCCTTATTGCTATTGTACTTTTTCTTTTCGGTAGTATTTCGGTTTCACATGTTGACACCACTGATGTTTCTGTTTCCGATTTTGTCATCTGAACTTCTACATCCTGTGTAGCCATTTTCATTGAGAGTTCCCGCGCACGGGAATCGAGTTGCAGTGCATGACAATAATATGCTATACATACGAATATCAATATACAGACAGCAGCAACTGGGCTCGCAATCAACAAAGGAACAGGTAACTCCTTAGGAGGTGGTCCAGTATACAAGGAAATACTTGGGTTCGTACTAGTCGTTATCCTTATTGAAATGTTAACAAATTTTGCAATAGCTTCGTTGCCATCAAGGTCAGTGTAATTTGCAAGGTCGTAAGTGTCATTTATAGTCACCGTAGTTTCATGGTTACCAAGCAAATCGTATCccataatgttttaaaacatttaacaacTGAAATCACTGTTTTTGCATTTAAACTAGCTAACAGTCACATCTTATCTTTTAATTGTAGAAATTTAACACTTTCTTTGCTTTACTCCTTTCACAATGTTATATAGGTGCCAATTCctccaataagttataaatagtataataaaacctttcttattttaattaacGTTTTCCAATACACATAAAAGTAAACGGAATCAAATTAACAAACAAGCTCCTTCAGAATAATAAATTGGTAATATAAAGTTAATACAAACACGTGCACACTTTCGTGGTCAGCATCTGTACGATAAAAATCTCGAATAATATCTTATCTCAAGATGGAATCACTTTGAAAGCTAACATTATCCTTAATATGCTTAAACTGCCTGTagaatgtgttttgttattttacttaaatCTAAAGTGCACAGTACAGTCAATATTAAACTATTACGAAGTTAAATCACCTCATATTTGCCTGGGGTTTGTTTCACACATAATTGTATACCATTAACATTCTCCACAATTTACATAATTGCACattgattgttttcctcatttttgttatttcatgcCCCTGTAAATCCTTTCTGCTATCTTAACgccaggttttttttaacactgcTTACAACTTCATATCAATATCTTTAAATAGTTAATTATATATGGAAGAATACTTTCATTTCTTATCAGAATCATGTAAATCGTTACCAGTTCTTATTGGCAAAGTTACTTTCCATACTGAATATCTAAACTGAAACAACTCTTTGGAAGAATAATTCCGAAATTACAATCATAGTCTTGGTAAAACACCTTGATGCCGATTATTTGAGCGAGCCGACATTTTCTTTGAAGTGTTCGATTTTAAGGCATGCGTCTTGTTTCTGTGTTATATAATTATCTTTGATGCATTAATTCCCTTCTTTCTATCAGTAGattatatttattctaaatCATATCAGACATAAACATGAAAACACGCttatcattgtaatcattacaTCAATCATAGTAATCATAACATAAATCATACGGAATACATATTACACTTTCACTTCAATAGCTGTATTCTATAGAGGGTTTATAAGTACGAAACTAACTTCATATATTACATCCAGGTGAGTTACCAATGGTAATCAGATATCTTAGATGTTTGAGGAAGAGTGTGGTGAAACTGCAATTCTCTTCTCGTTGAtgtgattttttgtaaaatcacCAGTTGATTCCTCTTCCATTTCAGGCGCCAATAGATAACCTGATACCTGATCGTGATATTTTAGTTGATTACAATTGCATGACTtgttatatgataaaaaaatttagtaaaatcaaattatatttaatgttCATGCTGAGTATTTCTCTGtattcttttctctttttctcagTGAGACGTTAATgaacttttatatatcaattgtaGCGAAAATGGCATGAAACATTGAATGCTTAAGTTAGAAtagttgatgattttttttattcttttcgaCGGCGAGGCAGCAAAACGTACGTTAAAATCTCATCAAGACTATATCCGAACAAGACAAAATCTAACAGTGGAAAGACGAATTAATCCGTTCGAATTCCTCTGCTAAGATTAAATTGTAGAGACTTTTTAATCAATGATCAATTATGTGCCGATGCACATCCATTTAATGGAAATCCGAATGAAACATGTAAACGACACTTTCTCCCGCCTTTCTCGGTAGACTAAATTCAATCTATAGACTAACATTAGACGCAGACTCTCATTGTACTTTAATTAACATTGTAATAATgccaattttcattaaagcCGAGAATGACTTATATTTGGTTAATTTCTAGCTTTTAAGGTTGAGTGAAAGCTGCTGTTTCAATCAATATTATGATagatttaattcatttttgttgcCTCAAACAGAGTGATGTTATAAACATCTTATATGTGTTCTATGATGTGAAGCTAAAATCACAGCGAGTCTAACAGGAAGTTGGTGGTGAATTTAAAATAGTTATTCATTTAATCCATAAAAGATTGACCCAAAAGTATCTAATAATATTTCTCATATATTCAAGTTATTAATTGGTTTGACTGTATTATAGAAATATGGTAAAACCTGGGCTGATATCATCCAGCAGTAAAACACTGCTAAAGTGGTACGTCTGTATTGTCATGCACATTTCCCCAGAAGAAGTGATGGTCAGTCAAAATTCCCCGCTTTTTTACCTGTCGACTTACCTGTCAGTATCTCCTATTGCATTGttgattgtgtttttttatccagactttacatatatattatgttgtcaATGGAAATCAAAATGGTCAAAATTAATCGATCGTATATATATTCTCCCAATTATAATCGGATTTTCCTTACCTTAATGATACTCTCTCAAAAAAATCTTCACCAAAACATGAGTTCCTCATTTATTCATGCAAAAAGGGTAGAAGATAGAAAGTTGGTTATAATAATCAATAAATTGAAGAAACAATGATGGCTAAAGACGACTTAAAGACTTTTTGAGGAATAGTTTTGCCCCTTAGTATGACGGATTAATATCTCTATTGTGTCTGTCTCATTTTCTATTATATCAGTTTCTATAGTATGTgtaagtaatataaaaaaaaatgtggtatgattgacaatgagacaactatccacaaaagaccaaaataacacaaacattaacaactataggtcaccgtagggccttcaacaatgagcaaagcccataccgcatactagtagtcagctataaaaggccccgataagacaatgtaaaacaattcagacgagAAAAGGGTTGCATTGTTAACCATGGAGATAACTAATCTTTAATTACAGAAATGTTTAATTACGTAATATACATTAGTTGCATGAGTAACCGAAAAATGAATctcaaatttacaaattatttgtttttccttaCTTTTTCGTTTTGTTATTCTGTTTTGTTTCGCTTATAAGTGACGTAATAAATACCTGATAAACTAATATcacattgttatatatttatgttaatgGGATGAAATGCATCAATGCATAATTTTACGAGATGGCACTATCGTAATATCTTCgtcataaaaatgaattaactgaattttaaaatagatattcaCATTAACAACTAACTATTAATTTATTACACTCCTTTTTATTATAACGTTATTGATATAAAAGTTCTGTGGTAAAAATGCTTGTTTTCTCAATCAAAATTCTACGATAACAAAAATCAAGAAAGTTGCGTGGACCTATCATGCTGCTTACATGTCTACGccaattggtctctggtggatagttttttcattgataatcaTAACAAATGTTACCCTTTACTGCGTGCACCTCTAATATGTCGCGTACGctgtttttagtttttactCACCTTTGGAGTATATATAATATCTAGTAATAAGCATTTTCATCCTATTCCTACAGTGGTCAATTTCTCTAACTGTACCAATTGTGCACAAAACAGAACtcttcatgaaaaattgaaacatataaataGTAGGTAtaagatagaaaataaaaattcttagtcttagatgcatgatttttttattagttgttagtggctttgaactagctgtcagataactgcgattactctcagatctgttcattttgtctttttgtgtcgggatgtataagtacccggccacgtccacttgtattttttgtccttCTGATGacttaagcctttttcaactgatttttatagttcgttcttttgttgtactgttataccactgtcccagtttAGGGGAAGGATTGGGATCACGCTAAcacgtttaaccccgccacattatttatgtatgtgcctgtcccaagtaaggagcctgtaattcagtggttgtcgttttcttaagtgctacatatttgtttttcgtttatttattttttacataataaggccgttagttttctcgtttgaattgttttaaattgtattatcggggccttttatagctgactatgcggtatgggctttgctcattgttgaaggctgttcggtgacctatagttgttaatgtctgtgtcattttggtcttttgtggatagttgtctcattggcaatcataccacatcttctttttaatattatataaatatacatttaaaaacaaatgccaCATATACATCCATATAATGTACCATGTAATATACCatgtattatacaaattaacaaCGAGAAAGGATGTTTAGGAAAGTGGACAGTACAACAGACCTTACCACTGAACCACATATACTCgctaacaaaaataaataaccaacaGACATGTTTCTGTGATTGAACTCAACTAAGTTCAAATACAAAGTAAATATAGCATCTGATATATTTTATCTGAGaaaatacaacatattaaatagataaattctttatttttaacatcTGATTTTTCATGTGAACTTGTTTCTGCATTGAAATTTTACTGATAAGTTCCTTTCAATAAAATGATTACCTTGCAATCGTATTAGTTAAAAGTAATAACTTTTATAAGGATAGCTTCATCTCAAAGCGAGTGTATATTTTGTATCGTTTGTTATCTTTGTTTCCACTGGAAAATTATTTCTagaaatgtatttttgaaaacaaacttaGTCGATTCTTTGAGTGCTAGTAACTGCAATGGAAAAATTTGAGTCGTCTGCAACAATCAAATATTCTACCTGGAGGGAAAATCTCGAAAAGTTGTATCTATTTGATCAAACAACAATTTGTGTGTTAATATTGctgcttatatttttttttaaatagcaaaTATCAAATCTATCAAGGTGCGTTTGAAGCGAATttctttgtctattttcttctaaaaaaaaaaggcttatAGTCACTGGTGGTAAGCGGATGGTCGTAACTAAAAGTTACGACCATCCGGagatgggagaca
This Mytilus trossulus isolate FHL-02 chromosome 14, PNRI_Mtr1.1.1.hap1, whole genome shotgun sequence DNA region includes the following protein-coding sequences:
- the LOC134697449 gene encoding uncharacterized protein LOC134697449 codes for the protein MATQDVEVQMTKSETETSVVSTCETEILPKRKSTIAIRTPSPCNSFASLKPPGRSPRPSMNWGTFGDQDEYFSKDTTKSSTDSDTSDLDSDDDQEDVDIPRFRKKSSWIPKPSKCATLEHIIDKIKSDVTHLSTATSQTFNNLSSEENEAVRLLKNRDDIIIKPADKGSAVVVMDRCDYIQEAERQLSDERFYKKLDSDPTPQFNKDITTNLKNMCEQGHIDENTFKYLKPEKSKPGRFYLLPKIHKVNNPGRPIVSANDHPTEKISEFIDFHLRPHVENLPSYIQDTTHYIKKMESLNPLPPETILVSLDFTSLFTNIPHDDGIEACREVWNSRNTLHPPTECLIQLLTLVLKCNNFTFNGEHFLQVNGTAMGTKMAPSYANIFMGKLEQRILNSFLYQPLSWFRFIDDIEMKWDNTEQELNLFIQHANDAHPSIKFIYEISDSKITFLDTTTQLRDGNIFTDLYCKPTDKHQYLSPLSCHPKHCTKSIPYSQAIRINRICSTNDVAKKRLQELRGHLKHRGYKRKDIDKGFSRASNISRDELLQYKVKKCKCGKQYVGDSEQPFHKRMNGHRSDYQCKPDLPLSRHLRSPGHTKADLNRLTITIIDHISAWSREDRLTRERFWIRK